Proteins encoded together in one Aminipila butyrica window:
- the pepT gene encoding peptidase T, whose translation MKPILERFIQYVKIDTESVEDAGTVPSTKGQFDLANKLAEELKALGAENVKVDQHACVTAKVSSNLEPGKNVPAIGFIAHLDTAPDCSGKDVKPQIFSDYDGGTILINSEKQISISPNTNPELTDYVGHTIVTSDGTTLLGADNKAGIAIIMDMLTHVKADASFRHGDICVAFTPDEEVQGGAELFDIEGFGADFAFTIDGDGLGEFNCETFNAADAHVECAGVCIHPGAAKNKMVNPIVLANEFLSALPRTEAPETTEAREGFYYVYEISGDTDVAKIDLLLRDFDQDSMEKRMAFLKDTAAQINQRWGKDYVTVDIKMQYHNMSDFLKDQEHITETALEAYRQCGLNPRVVAVRGGTDGSTLSRRGLPTPNLFVGGHNYHSVSEFASVEAMEKSRDVVLKILELYAQKA comes from the coding sequence ATGAAACCTATTTTAGAGAGATTTATCCAGTATGTGAAAATTGACACGGAATCGGTGGAAGATGCAGGAACGGTTCCTAGTACAAAAGGGCAGTTTGACTTGGCTAACAAGTTGGCTGAAGAATTGAAGGCTCTGGGAGCGGAAAATGTCAAAGTAGACCAGCATGCCTGTGTGACGGCAAAGGTTTCCAGCAATCTGGAGCCGGGAAAGAACGTGCCTGCTATTGGTTTTATCGCCCACTTAGATACTGCGCCGGACTGCTCCGGCAAGGATGTGAAGCCACAGATTTTTTCGGATTATGATGGAGGTACGATTCTCATTAATTCGGAAAAGCAGATTTCCATCAGTCCGAACACCAACCCAGAACTGACGGATTACGTCGGTCATACCATCGTCACCTCAGACGGAACTACGCTGTTGGGTGCTGACAACAAGGCAGGTATTGCCATCATCATGGACATGCTGACTCATGTGAAAGCCGATGCTTCATTCAGGCATGGAGATATCTGCGTGGCCTTTACGCCTGACGAAGAGGTTCAGGGCGGGGCAGAGCTGTTTGATATTGAAGGCTTCGGAGCCGATTTCGCCTTTACCATCGATGGGGATGGACTAGGTGAATTCAACTGTGAGACCTTCAATGCGGCAGATGCGCATGTGGAGTGTGCCGGAGTTTGCATCCATCCGGGAGCGGCCAAGAACAAGATGGTTAACCCTATCGTTTTGGCAAATGAGTTTTTATCAGCCTTGCCTAGGACAGAGGCCCCGGAGACGACAGAGGCCCGGGAAGGGTTCTATTACGTCTATGAAATATCTGGAGATACGGATGTGGCTAAGATTGATTTGCTTCTGCGAGATTTCGATCAAGACAGCATGGAGAAGCGGATGGCTTTTCTGAAGGACACGGCAGCTCAGATTAACCAGCGATGGGGAAAGGATTACGTGACTGTCGACATCAAGATGCAGTATCATAATATGAGTGATTTCCTGAAAGATCAGGAACACATTACGGAGACGGCACTGGAAGCTTATCGGCAGTGCGGGCTGAATCCTCGTGTGGTGGCGGTGCGAGGGGGCACAGACGGTTCCACCTTATCTAGAAGAGGACTGCCAACGCCGAATCTTTTCGTGGGTGGGCATAATTATCACAGCGTTTCAGAATTTGCTTCCGTTGAGGCGATGGAAAAATCCAGAGATGTGGTACTAAAGATTCTAGAATTATATGCGCAAAAGGCGTAA
- a CDS encoding BaiN/RdsA family NAD(P)/FAD-dependent oxidoreductase, with protein sequence MEDNNTYDVIIIGAGAAGLFCAASYEVPVRGLILEKSPSAGRKLLMSGSGQCNLTHGGDIKDFVNHYGDKGGKIRSVLYKFNNQALRDFFESRGLPLAEREDGKVFPRSLSAKDVLKLLLDCGSQKGFQLACQQKVCRIEPVDGGYTVFCEDEASNIQRRYCCRKLVVAAGGCSYPTTGSDGSIFPLLAQLGLEIVPPKPALVPIFVQDYPYGDLSGTSFTQAVVKIGGKEIQGGLLLTHTGFSGPSILNLSRYTKTGGTLQINYFPGKSTEEIISGLKKNVPKSSKQAAHFLLEYVGTAGSKRFAETICQRAGVPCTAKASSLSGSQLKKLGELLSRDTFSISGTGGFNTAMATAGGGALTEIQLKNMECRKYPGLFLIGEVLDVDGDTGGYNLQFAWSSAYAAGRKSS encoded by the coding sequence ATGGAGGACAACAACACATACGACGTAATTATTATTGGAGCAGGGGCCGCTGGCCTGTTTTGTGCCGCTTCATATGAAGTGCCAGTCAGAGGCCTGATTTTAGAAAAATCGCCTTCTGCCGGACGAAAATTGCTCATGTCTGGCAGCGGGCAGTGTAATCTGACCCATGGCGGCGACATCAAAGACTTTGTGAACCACTATGGGGATAAGGGTGGAAAGATCCGCAGTGTTCTATACAAGTTCAATAATCAGGCCCTGCGAGACTTCTTTGAAAGCAGAGGACTGCCTCTTGCTGAGCGAGAGGACGGCAAAGTCTTTCCGCGTTCATTATCCGCTAAAGATGTGCTGAAGCTGCTGCTGGACTGTGGCAGCCAAAAAGGCTTCCAGTTGGCTTGCCAGCAAAAGGTCTGCCGTATAGAGCCAGTAGATGGCGGCTATACTGTTTTCTGTGAAGACGAAGCTAGCAACATTCAACGCCGTTATTGCTGTCGCAAACTGGTGGTAGCTGCTGGAGGCTGCTCCTATCCCACTACTGGCTCCGACGGCAGCATCTTTCCACTTCTGGCTCAGCTAGGCCTGGAAATTGTGCCGCCCAAACCGGCTTTGGTGCCCATCTTTGTACAGGACTATCCTTATGGAGATCTGTCGGGCACCTCTTTTACTCAGGCTGTTGTCAAAATCGGGGGGAAGGAGATTCAGGGAGGCTTGTTGTTGACTCACACTGGATTCTCCGGTCCGTCTATCTTGAATTTATCCCGATATACAAAAACAGGAGGGACTTTACAAATTAATTATTTCCCGGGAAAAAGCACAGAGGAAATTATTTCCGGATTAAAGAAGAATGTTCCAAAAAGTAGTAAACAGGCGGCACATTTTCTGTTAGAATATGTAGGGACAGCCGGGTCAAAACGCTTTGCGGAGACCATCTGCCAACGAGCCGGAGTGCCTTGCACGGCGAAAGCTTCCAGCTTGAGCGGCAGTCAGCTGAAAAAACTGGGGGAGCTTTTATCCAGAGACACCTTTTCCATCAGTGGAACAGGGGGCTTCAATACAGCCATGGCTACAGCAGGCGGAGGAGCTTTGACAGAGATTCAGTTGAAAAACATGGAATGCAGGAAATACCCGGGACTATTCCTCATTGGAGAAGTTCTGGATGTGGATGGTGATACCGGCGGTTACAACTTGCAGTTTGCTTGGTCCAGCGCCTATGCGGCGGGACGGAAGAGCAGCTAA